The genomic stretch GACAGGCCCAGCACAGCCGACTGGGTCGGCACCGACCATGCCGCGCCGGTGCTGATGAACTGGGGTGTCAGGGCAAGGAAGAGCAGCATTCCCTTGGGGTTGATCGCGCTGGTGCCAAAGCCCTGCAGCCAGGAGCCCCAGGCCGAGCCCGGCAGTTCCGGCGGCGCCGCCTGAGCCATGGCCGGCGCGGCGAGCCCGCCCCGCGGCCCCAGATCTGCAGTGCCGGGAGTGCTGAAGCCGGCGCCACGCCAGGACCGGGTGGTCTTCACGCCAAGCCACAGCAGGTAGGCGGCGCCCGCCACCGTCAGCCAGAGCAGGAGCGCCGGGATGGCGGCCATGAGCGCGGCAATCCCGGCGGCCAGCAATATGGTGTGCAGGATGTAGCCGCTGCACAATCCGGCGACGGCGGGCGCGAAGCTGCGCCGGCCCAGGCCGGCGGCAATGGCAAGGGCCCAGTCGGGCCCCGGGGTGCACGTGAGTGTGACGGCAACAATCAGGAAGCCGATGAGTGCCTGCGGTTCCATGGCTTCTCCTGCCGTTGAATGGTGATAGTGGCAAGTTTATGGAATTGAGGCGCAAATGTGCTTGTCTTTTTTGCCCCTGCGCGCGGCTTTCGCGATAAGGTATTGCTGTGATTGATGCCATTGACAGAGAAATTTTGCGCACGCTGCAGGACGACGGCCGGATGAGCGCCACCGCGCTGGCTGCCGAGGTTGGCCTGACGGTGGCTCCATGCCACCGCCGGCTGAAGGACCTGGAGGCGTCCGGGGCCATTGTGGGGTACCGGGCAGTCATCGACCCGGCCGCCGTGGACCTGGGGTTCCAGGCCCTGGTGTTCGTGACCCTGGACCGCGTTGACCGGGCAACGGTGGACGAGTTTGAGGCGAAGGTTGCCGAAAACGTCCACATCACCTCGGCCCAGCGGCTGTTTGGGGACCCCGACTACATCCTCAAGGTCCTGGCCCGCGATCTGGAGGACTACCAGCAGTACTTCGACAACGAGCTGACCAGCCTGCCGGGCGTGCTTCGCCTGCGCTCCACCCTGGTCATGAAGAACCTCAAGCCCAAGGCGGGCCTGCCGCTGTAGGTGGCAGGCCGGCGTCGTCCGCCCCTTGCTGCCGGAGCCGGGGGCGGACGGCCTCGTGCTACCGGGCCAGGGTGATCGACTTTTGGTGCCCGCGGGTGCCGCCCACGGCGAACTCCACGGTCAGCGGACTGGTGGAAATGACGGTGCAGCCGTCGTCCGCAGCCGCCACTGAATTCCATCCCGCCGCGGTGGGCGGCAGTGTCAGCCGGACAACTGCCTGCGTCCTGGAGGGATCGGCCAACGTGAGGGTCAATTGCGTCCCAACCTCGTGGACCGCCACGGTGCACGGGCCGGATGCCGAGTAGCCGGAAGCCTCCGCGGCACTGAAGAAGTTGCCTGCAATGAGGGACTCGTCCGCCACCTTGATGAGCTGGGCGCCGGCTTTGTTCGCGAGCACCTCGATGCCGGGCCGGGCCGCCTTCTTGAAGGTGTCCGAGTGGTCGGCGGCGGGCAGGACCATGTACGCGTAGCCCGCGTTCTCCGGATCGGCTCCGTGGGACTGGACGATGGTGACGTAGTCGCGGCTGACCGGAACATCGGTGCCGCCGGTGTCTGCCCCTGAGTTGATGGCCTTCCACGTGCCGGTGCGGGCGACGACGGCCACGCTCGCCGAAGCGGCTGCGTTCTCGGCCTTGAGGAACACGAATCCGGCATATCCGTCAATGTGCACCGATCCGTTGGCCGTGCGCACCTGGCCAGCGGCCAGTGCCACCTTGGCATGGTCGATGCGCAGGGGCGGCGTCCCGCCGGGGGCGTAGGAACGGTTGTCAACCGTGGTGAGCACTTCGGCCCCGCCCGTCCCGTTGATGCCGGCGCCCAGGCACACCATAGCGCCGTCGAGGAAGAACCATGACTTCTTCGCAGCGAGGGACTTGTTGTGGTTGAGGTGGTCCATGCCCACCACGCCCAGCCGCCCGTCAAGCTGGATGCCGCCGGCAAAGGCCTGGAATGCCCCGGGAATTCCGGTGCCGGCCCCGGATGAACCGGAGGGCCGCGGCTCCAGGTTTACGGTGGTCCCGGGCAGGCGGTAGGGGTCCACGGTGGGCCAGAAGTCGCTGCTGAACTGTGCCTGGTCCGTGCGGGTGTACACGTAGCTCATGCCGTCGCCCTGGTACCAGCCGTGGTTGTTCTCGTCGTTGCCCCACTCGTAGCGGCCAACGCGCTTGGAGGAGGTGCTGACGGTGGCACCCCAGGCCGGCCGGTGGTGGACCAGCCGGTCCTGGTCGGCAAACATGCGGGTGTACACGGGCGCCGGGGAGGCTTGCACGGCTGCGTTGTTCAGGACGTCCAGCGCCAACAGTGAACGGGCCAGGCGCTGGGTGGGGTGGCCCACCATGTTCTGGTCTGCGCAGCGCTCCAGCCAGCCCTTGGCGAGGGCCAGGAACCGGGAGGTGTACGGCTCGCCGGCGCCGGGGGCGAGCAGCAGGACGGCGCCGATGAGGGCGAAGCCGTCGGTGTAGTCAGGGGCGTTCTGGCGCGACACGGCACGGCCGCGGATGGTGTCCATGACGCGGCCGTCCCAGACAAACGGGGCGAACGTGTTCTCCACACTGTCCAGCAGCGTGGTGCGTTCCGGGTCGACAACTTCCCATTCGCTGCCGCCGAGCATGTTGATCAGTTCCGCCACGCCGGCCATCGCCACCACGCCGTACGTCCCCGCGTAGGGGAGCTTGCCGTGCTGGATGAAGGAGCCGTCCGGGTAGAATCCGTCGCCGGCGGTGACCTGCTTGAACAGGCTGTTCCGGCCGTCGCCGACCACATCGCTGAGGGCGTCGCGGCTCATGGCGATCTCGTCCGGATCCTCAGCCAGAATGCCGCGCATGGCACAGGAAACGGCCTTGTCCACGCGGTTGGCGCCGGTCTCTGCGAAGCTGGCAGCGCGGCCGCGCCAGTTCGGGTTCGGTGCAAACCAGCGAACAGCGGCAAGGAGGGCTGAGCGCAAGGGTGCCGGGACGACGTCGTGCATGAGGATGAGGATGTCCGCGACCTTCCGCGGGTTGCCGATTTCCCAGAACCACCAGTTGCCGGCGGCCTTCATGCCGGGTTTGTAGGCGGTGTCGGAGAGCAATTGCAGGCCGTCGATGATGTCCGCTGCCAGTTGCGCGTTGCCAGTCTGGGCGGTGCCGGGGACGGCGTGGCCCATGGCCAGGTCAAAGAGCCGGTTGAAGGCCAGCGCCATGTTGCTGGTGGCTGTGGCGGTGGACCCGATGCCGCTCAGTGGCAGGTCGGCCCAGGGGCTGGTGCGGCCGGCAGACTTGTCCATGGATTCCCAGGTGGACGATGTCTTTGCCACGATCTGGGCCAGCTGAGCGGCCAGCTCAGGCACGGCAGAGGCATCCAGTCCGCCGGTCAGGACGGCTCGACGGCGGGCAATGAGGTCCGAGTACGTTGCGGGGGCAGCAGCGAAACCGGGGGCGGCTGTGCCCAGGAGAAGCCCGGCCACTGCTGCGGAACCGGCTGCTCGAAAGAGGGTGCGTCGGGAAATGTTGGAGATCGTCACTGCATTGTGCCTTTCGTCGTTGGGAACTGCATGGAACGTTTCTTAGGCCGTAAAAGCCAAGGCTTCCTGGCGGACAACATGCATCAGGGGCTGCCCGGCCACCAGCCGTTCAATCTCGCGGACCGCAGAATCACCCAGCCGGAACATTTCATTTCCCTGGGATCCGGCGATGTGGGGCGTCAGGGTCAAGTTGGGGGCGTGAAACCAGGGTGAGCCCGGTGGCAGCACATCCGGTTCCGTGACATCGACGACAGCGTGCAGCCGCCGGGCATGAAGTTCCGCCAACAGGGCAGGTTCGTCCACAAGGCTGCCGCGGGCGGTGTTGATCAACGTTGCGCCGTCTTGCATCAGCGCGAGCGTTTCGGCGTTCAGCATGTGGCGGGTCTCCGGCAATTCGGGTGCGTGGATGCTGACAACGTCGCTATTGGCCAGCAAGTGCTCCAGCGAGACATTCTGGACGCCGGGGAGTTGGTGGAAGGGGTCGTAAAGCAGCACCTCCACATCAAACGGAGCCAGCAGTTCAATGACGCGGCGGCCAATGAGCGACGCGCTGACAATCCCCACTGTGAGCCCGTAATTGCCCCAGCGCCCGGACTTTGTTGAGGCCGGCCGGTAATTTCCGGTCGTGCGGTATTCCGCGTCGATCTCGAAGATCCGCTTGCCGGCCAGCAGGATGGCTGCCAACGTAAATTCGGCAACCGGCTGGGCATTCGTCGCTGCACCTGAACTGACCTGGATGCCACGGGCAAAGAGTTCATCCGTGACGAACCCCTTGACGGTTCCGGCCGTGTAAACCACTGTATGCAGTCGCGGCATGCGGTCCAGCACGCCCGCGTCGAGGACGGGGCAGCCCCAACCGCCCAGCAAAATTTCGGTTGTGGAAAGGTCGACGCCGGTCATGTCCAGGTTGGTGATGGCACGGTCCTGGAGGGAGACGTTGGATGCCAGGCGGTTCAGCGCCGCCGGTGTGAAGAGTCGGTCGCGCAGGCCCGGTTCCATGGCGAGGGTTGCCTGGGGGAGTCCGGCGGCGGGGTGTTTGGCAGGCATTACTTGATGGCTCCTGATCCTAGGCCGGCTTTCCAGAAGCGCTGCAGGGACATGAACATGACAATGACGGGGATGATGGCGATGAGCGAACCGATGATGGTCAGCTGCGCGAATTCCGGTTCGACGTCCGAGCGGCCGTTCCAGGAGTACAGGCCAAGGGCGATCGGGAACAGCTGGTTGTCGGTGAGCATGACCAGGGGCAGGAAGATGTTGTTCCAGGCGGCGCTGAAAGACATCAGCAGCAGCGTCACGATGCCGGGCTTCATGAGCGGGGCGACGATGGTGGTGAAGATCCGCATCTCGCCGGCGCCGTCGAGCCGGGCGGCTTCAATCAGTTCGGCGGGGACATATCCGTTGGAGAACACGCGGGCCAAATAGACCCCGAAGGGGCTCGCAATGCTGGGCAGGAAGACACCCCAGAAGGTGTTGACCAGCCCAATATTTGCTGCCAGGAGGTACAGCGGCATGGTGGTGACGGCGGCGGGAATCAGCACGCCGACCAGGATGAAGGCGAACCAGCGTTCCTTGCCGGGGAAGTCGAACTTGTCGAAGGCGTATCCGGCCAGGAATGAAACGAAGACCGAGAATACAGAGCCGACGCCGGCGTACGCCACCGTGTTGAGCAGCCACCGCAGATAGGTGCCGTTCTCCCACGTAAACAAGGTGACCAGGTTCGGAATGAAGTTCATGTCCCCGAAGGCAAAGCCGGGAGTTCCATAAAGATCTGCCGTGCTTTTGGTGGAGGCCACGACGAGCCACGTCAGCGGCAGCAGGGTGTAGAGGCAGAACAACACAAGCATGAGGTTTACTGCTGCCTTGGACGACCAGGCCGGTGCTGACCTCTTGGTGCGGACCTTGACGGGGGCGGCTGGTGCCGCACCGTTCACGGAGCTGCGGGTGATGGTTGGAGTGCTCATGCCTGTGCCTTGTTTCCGATCTTTGTAACCACCCAGGAAAGCAGGCCGATGAGAGAGGCAAAGATGATGGCCGTCGCTGCCGCATAGCCGAAGTCGTGCTTCTCAAAAGCCGTCTGGTAAATGAACATGTTGGGCGTCCAGGTGCTGTTGATGGAGGTCGCCTTGCCTTGCAGCAGCAGCGGTTCGGCGAACAGCTGCATGGCACCGACCACCGTGAACAGGACAGCCAGGCCAACCGCACCGGAAATCATGCGCGCCTTGATGGCAATCGCCGTGCGGAACGGCCCGGCACCATCGACCTTGGCCGCCTCAAGGACCTCGCGGGGAACCGCCTGGAGGGCGGCAAAGAACAGGATCACGTTGTATCCGGTGTGCAGCCAGATGGCGATGTTGGACAGCGAGAATAGCGCCGCGAGCTGCCCTCCCATGTTCCAGGTGGCCCCTGTCATTTCGAAAAGGTCGACGACGGGGCTGACCCCGGGCGTGTAAAGGTACGTCCAGATGATGGCGGCAATGAGACCCGGAACGATTGTCGGCAGGTAGAAGGCCAGCCGGAAGAAGGATTTGGCGCGTGCCACTGCACTGTCCAAAAGAAGCGCTATGGCAAGTGCCAGCGCAATCATGATGGGAATGTAGATCAGGCAGTACGTCGCGACGTTGAGAAAGCCGGTGAGGAACACCGAATCCTGGAAGGCCCGAATGTAGTTTTCAAGCCCAATGAACGTTTTCTTGACGCCGCCGAAGCCCAAACCACTGGATTTCTCCGCGAAGAGGCTCAAATAGGCCGAGTAAATGATGGGGGCAATCGTGAAGCCGAGAAACAGCACGAAGAATGGTGCAATGAATGCCGCCGCAATTCGGGTTTGCCGTTTGCTGTGGGCGGGTCTGGATGGTGTTCTGGTCTTCGCGATCGCGCCAACCATGGGCTTTCCCTTCGATAGACGGCACGGGGATGTTGCATCCGTGCCAAGGGCTGCCGCCGGGGATGCCGGCGGCAGCCGGTTGCTTCCGTGCTACTTGACTGCGATGCCGCGGTTCTTAAGGTCCTCAACGGTGGCCGTCTGGGCTGCGGGGAGGCCGTCGGCGATCGTGGCAGTGCCCTCCTTGACCTTTGTCGCGGAATCGACTAGCGACGTGAAGGTGGTGACGGTGGCCGGTCCCCAGACCCAGCCTTCCGGGATGGACTCCAGGCCTTCGCCCGCCACTTCGTAGATGTCCTGGCCGCCGAAGAACGACGGGTCAAAAGCCTTGAATGCGGCGGCACGGGCGGTCTCATTGACCGGGAAGACGGATGACTTCCCGGACAGGCGGGCTTCCATGCCGGCCTCCGTCGTTGTCATCCACTGGATGAACTTGACCCCTGCTTCGGCCTTGTCGCTGGTGCTCGAAATGCCAAAGGTGGAACCGCCATACATGGCGGATGCCGGCTTGTCGGAGTTGGAGGGCAGCGGGGCAACCCGCCACTTGCCGGCCTGGTCGCCGAAGCTGCTCATCAGGGCGCCGCCGTACCAGGCGCCGCTGATGACGGAGAGCAGCTGGCCGTCCGTCTGCTTCTGCTGCAGCACGGGGGCATCTTCGGTCCAGAGCAGCTTGGCGCCCAGGAGTTCCTGCTGCACGTTCATGGCCTCAACGGTTGCCTCGTCGTCGATGCTGACTGTCCAGGCGTCACCGTCAAGGCTGCTCCATTGGGCGCCGTGCTGCCAGGCAAATCCGGCAAGCAATGCGGGATCCGCGGCGGGGCTGGACGCCAGGCGCACCTTGGGATCGGCAGCGGCGACCTTGGCTGCAGCTGCGGAATATTCGTCCCAGGTCGTGGGCACTTCAATGCCGTATTTCTCAAAGAGGTCGGCACGGTAATACATCTGGAGCACGCCGGCATCCAGCGGCACGCCCCAGGTGGCGCCGCCAAAGTTCACGAGCGACTGGATGGACGGGGAGAACTCCTTCGAGACCAGGCCGCCGGCTTCCTTGGTGATGTCCTTCAGCACGCCCTGCGTCGCCATCTCGGCAACGCGCGGGTACTCCACGGTGATGACGTCGGGGGCCGTCTTGGCCTTGACCTGGTTGCTCAGCTGCGGGTAGTTGTCAGCGGAAGTGGGCACTTCCTGGAAGGTCACATGGACTTCGTCCTGGGCCGCATTGTAGGCCTCGACCACATCGGCGGAACCCTTGAGCCACGAGGAGAAGGTGATCTCAACCGGACCGTCCGGGGCGGCTGCCGGAGCCGTGCCGCCGCAGCCGCTCAGGACGGCGATGGCGAGGGCGCCGGCGGCTGCCGACAGGAAACTGGACCTACGAATATTGCGCATGGACGACTGCCTTTCATTGTGTGTCAGTCATCACAGCTTGGTGCAGCAAGCGAAAGTCAGTCAAGGCAAGTGAAAGAAAAGGGCCTTAAATCAAAGGAGATGAAAGATCCGTAAGCTATTTTCGTGGTCGGGTCGACTCGCGTTCCACGAGCTGCGGCACGAGGTAGATGTGTTCTGCGGCCTCGAACGGCGATTCGCCCGGCGTGGCGGCCTGCTGAATTCGGTCCAGGAGCAGGCGGACGGCGCGGTGCCCCACGTGGGCCCGAAATGGTGAGATGGAGGTGAGCGGAACGGAAGCGTAGGCGGCGATGACGTCGTCGTACCCGACGATGGACACATCCCGGGGGACCTGCGTTCCGGCATCCTGCAGCCAGGTCAATGCACGTGTGGCGAGTTGGTCGTTGTGAATAAAGAGGGCGGTGGCTCCGTCCTTGATGAGCTGGTGGAGGGCGGGTGCGGCATCGACGGAGCCCTGCCGGCCTTCGGAAACCACGCCCAGGGATGTGAGCCCGAGGATTGCGACGGCTTCTTCATACCCGGCCTGAATGGGGGCTGAGTTGGGGCCCTGGATCAACAGGCAGGCAATGCGTTCATGCCCAAGTTCGGCAAGGTGGCGGACGGCGGCGGCCGCACCCGCCGCGTGTGCGGAGGTGACCGAATCCAGCTTGGCTGCCGGGCCGGCGTTGGACGGAGGGCGCTCCATGAGCACTGTTGGCACGGTCAGGGAGCCCAGCCAGCTTTCCTGCTTTTCGCTCAGCAATCCGGTCTCGGGGTTGGGCGTCGGGGCGATGACGATCCCATCAACTCCGTTGGCCACCAGCCGCCTTCCCTGCTGCATTTCTGTGAGCTGGTCATATGCGGAGACGCCGAGGATGAGTCTGGCGCCAGCCTCTGCACAGGCGCGTTTGGCGCCGGAAATAATGCCGTCGTAGTAGTAGTCGCTGTGGGGCACGACGAGGCCGACTGTCGGTTGCTTGCGGGGTGCGGGGGCCTCGGCTGACAGGGGATGGGCCATGCCATGTTTGCGCACCAGGGTCCCCTGGTTGGCGAGGTCCTCGATGTCCCTGCGCAGGGTGACGGCCGAGACGCCAAGTTCATCGGCAAGTTCACGCACCTTTCGGGGGCCCGATTGATTGAGGGATTCAAGGATGGCGGCCCGCCGTTCGGCGACGCTTCGGGACATGGTCTGCACTCATTCGTAGTTGGGCTGAGCAAATGCGCTCAATGATGATCATATGATCATGTACGCGATCGTTGCAGTGGGATTGCTCGAATCTGGTGGGGCGCACCGGTGCGGGGGGTGCAAAGGCTGCTTGCTGCGTGGCCACTGTCGGGACAATTGGGCCGTTATTGGGAGCAGTCATTGGTCGGGTCTTTCTCCGGAATTGTGTGGTCAGTCCACATCCGCCGGATTTTGCCCTACAGTGGAGAGCATGAAAATTGCGCTCTTTGCCACCTGCATCGTCGATGCCATGTATCCGCGCACGGCACAGGCCACGGTGGCCATCCTGGAACGGCTGGGACACGAGGTGGTGTTCCCCGAGGGCCAGGCCTGCTGCGGCCAGATGCACGTGAACTCGGGCTACTTCAAGGAAGCCCGTACGGTGGTGGCGAACCATGTGGAGGCCTTCGACACGGACGACTACGACGTCGCCGTTGCGCCGTCGGGCTCCTGCGTGGCCAGCGTCAAGCACCAGCACGAACTCGTGGCGCGCCGCTGCGGAGACACGGCGCTGGAAGCCCGTGCCGCCGTTGTGGGCGCAAAGACATATGAACTCTCCCAGCTGCTGACCGACGTCCTGGGCATTACGAACGCCGCAGAACAGCTCGGTTCATACTTCCCCCACAAGGTTACATACCACCCCAGCTGCCACGGGATGCGCCTGCTGCGCCTGGAAGACCGCCAGCTGAACCTGCTGGCGAGCGTGGGCGGCATCGAGATGGTGGAGCTGCCCGAGGCCGACCAGTGCTGCGGCTTTGGCGGCACCTTCTCCATGAAGAACGCCGACGTCTCCAGCGCCATGAACGCCGACAAGGCGGCGAACATCTGCGGCACCGGCGCCGAGCTGTGTTCCGGCGGCGATGCCAGCTGCCTCCTGCACATCGGTGGCGGGCTGTCCCGCCAGGGCAGCGACGTGGGCACCCTCCACTTCGCGGAGATCCTGGCCAGCACGCTGGAAAACCCCGTCTCAGTCACGGGTGAAGTCAAGGTCAAGTTGGCAGGGAGCAAGCGATGAGCAGCAACACTTTTCTGGGCATGCCCTCACTGCCCGTCTTCGGCCACGGCAACCTCAACGCCACCGAGGCGTTCCCCAAGGCGGCGCACCGCGAGCTCGGGAACGAGCAGCTGCGCGCGAACCTGGGCCACGCCACCCACACCATCCGGGACAAGCGCCTGAAGGTGGTGGCCGAGCTTCCCGACTGGGAGGACATGCGCAACGCCGGCGCCGCGATCAAGGACGCCACCATGGCGAACCTGCCCGCCCTGCTGGAGCAGTTCGAGGCCAACTTCACAGCCCGCGGAGGCGTCATCCACTGGGCCCGCGACGCCCAGGAAGCCAATGAGATCGTCACGGCCCTCATCCGGGAAACCGGCGAGACCGAGGTGGTCAAGGTCAAGTCCATGGCCACGCAGGAAATCGGGCTCAACGAATACCTTGAAGAGCAGGGCATTGCCGCCTACGAGACGGACCTGGCCGAGCTGATCGTGCAGCTGGACCACGACAAGCCCAGCCACATCCTGGTCCCGGCCATCCACAAGAACCGCAGCCAGGTCCGCGAAATCTTTCTGCGCGAAATGCCCGTGGTGGACCCGAACCTCACGGACGAGCCGGCCAAGCTGGCCGAGGCTGCCCGCAAACACCTGCGCAAGAAGTTCCTCTCCGCCAAGGTGGCCGTCTCCGGAGCCAACTTCGGACTGGCGGACACCGGCACCCTGACCGTGGTGGAATCCGAAGGCAACGGGCGCATGTGCCTGACCCTGCCGGAAACCCTCATCACCGTCATGGGCATTGAAAAGCTCCTGCCCACGTGGGAGGACCTGGAGGTGTTCATGCAGCTGCTGCCGCGCTCCTCCACGGGGGAGCGGATGAACCCGTACACCTCGCTGTGGACCGGCGTCACCCCCGGTGATGGCCCACAGAACGTGCACCTGGTCATGCTGGACAACGGGCGCACGGCCGCCCTTGCCGACGAGATGGGCCGCACCGCGCTGAACTGCATCCGCTGCTCCGCCTGCATGAACGTCTGCCCGGTCTACGAACGCACCGGCGGCCATGCCTACGGCTCCACCTACCCTGGCCCCATCGGAGCCATCCTGTCCCCGCTGCTGACAGGCATCAAGAGCGAGGAAAACAACTCCCTCCCCTATGCCTCCTCCCTGTGCGGAGCCTGCTACGACGCCTGCCCCGTCAAGATCAACATCCCGGAAATCCTCGTCCACCTGCGCGGCGAGGACGTCGACTCCAAGCGCGCCAAGGTCAAGGTCCCCACCCAGATGGACCTGATGATGAAGGGCGCCGAGTGGGCGTTCGCGAAGGGCTCGCACCTGAGCCTGCTGGAAAAGGGCCTGCCCCTGGGCACGCTCGCCGCCGGGCGCGACAAGGTCATCAAAAAGCTCCCGGGCATCGCCGGCGGCTGGACGCAAAGCCGGGACATCCCCGCACCGCCCACCCAGTCGTTCCGCCAATGGTGGGCCAAAGAGCACAAGCCGGGTGCCGCCGTCGTGCCCGGCTCCACAAACAGCCCGGAAGGGGAGCAGGCATGAGCGCCCGCGAGGACATCATGAACCGCATCAAGTCGGCCCTGCGGGATGCGCCGGCGACGCCCGTGGTGCCGCGCGAGTACCGCCGCAGCTCGGACATGACTGCGGAGCAGCGCCTCGAGCAGCTCGTGGACCGGCTGGTGGACTACAAGGCGAATGTGTTCCTCACGCCCGCCGGCGACGCCCCCGCCAAGCTGGCCGAACTGCTCACGGGAAGCACCTCGATTGTGGTGCCGC from Arthrobacter stackebrandtii encodes the following:
- a CDS encoding LysE family translocator; translation: MEPQALIGFLIVAVTLTCTPGPDWALAIAAGLGRRSFAPAVAGLCSGYILHTILLAAGIAALMAAIPALLLWLTVAGAAYLLWLGVKTTRSWRGAGFSTPGTADLGPRGGLAAPAMAQAAPPELPGSAWGSWLQGFGTSAINPKGMLLFLALTPQFISTGAAWSVPTQSAVLGLSFVLSTAVIYTLVAAGARRLLRSRPGAARGVTLSSGIIMCALGALLMVEQIGPVAEAAGHLLAGA
- a CDS encoding Lrp/AsnC family transcriptional regulator, with translation MIDAIDREILRTLQDDGRMSATALAAEVGLTVAPCHRRLKDLEASGAIVGYRAVIDPAAVDLGFQALVFVTLDRVDRATVDEFEAKVAENVHITSAQRLFGDPDYILKVLARDLEDYQQYFDNELTSLPGVLRLRSTLVMKNLKPKAGLPL
- a CDS encoding polysaccharide lyase 8 family protein translates to MTISNISRRTLFRAAGSAAVAGLLLGTAAPGFAAAPATYSDLIARRRAVLTGGLDASAVPELAAQLAQIVAKTSSTWESMDKSAGRTSPWADLPLSGIGSTATATSNMALAFNRLFDLAMGHAVPGTAQTGNAQLAADIIDGLQLLSDTAYKPGMKAAGNWWFWEIGNPRKVADILILMHDVVPAPLRSALLAAVRWFAPNPNWRGRAASFAETGANRVDKAVSCAMRGILAEDPDEIAMSRDALSDVVGDGRNSLFKQVTAGDGFYPDGSFIQHGKLPYAGTYGVVAMAGVAELINMLGGSEWEVVDPERTTLLDSVENTFAPFVWDGRVMDTIRGRAVSRQNAPDYTDGFALIGAVLLLAPGAGEPYTSRFLALAKGWLERCADQNMVGHPTQRLARSLLALDVLNNAAVQASPAPVYTRMFADQDRLVHHRPAWGATVSTSSKRVGRYEWGNDENNHGWYQGDGMSYVYTRTDQAQFSSDFWPTVDPYRLPGTTVNLEPRPSGSSGAGTGIPGAFQAFAGGIQLDGRLGVVGMDHLNHNKSLAAKKSWFFLDGAMVCLGAGINGTGGAEVLTTVDNRSYAPGGTPPLRIDHAKVALAAGQVRTANGSVHIDGYAGFVFLKAENAAASASVAVVARTGTWKAINSGADTGGTDVPVSRDYVTIVQSHGADPENAGYAYMVLPAADHSDTFKKAARPGIEVLANKAGAQLIKVADESLIAGNFFSAAEASGYSASGPCTVAVHEVGTQLTLTLADPSRTQAVVRLTLPPTAAGWNSVAAADDGCTVISTSPLTVEFAVGGTRGHQKSITLAR
- a CDS encoding hydroxyacid dehydrogenase; the encoded protein is MPAKHPAAGLPQATLAMEPGLRDRLFTPAALNRLASNVSLQDRAITNLDMTGVDLSTTEILLGGWGCPVLDAGVLDRMPRLHTVVYTAGTVKGFVTDELFARGIQVSSGAATNAQPVAEFTLAAILLAGKRIFEIDAEYRTTGNYRPASTKSGRWGNYGLTVGIVSASLIGRRVIELLAPFDVEVLLYDPFHQLPGVQNVSLEHLLANSDVVSIHAPELPETRHMLNAETLALMQDGATLINTARGSLVDEPALLAELHARRLHAVVDVTEPDVLPPGSPWFHAPNLTLTPHIAGSQGNEMFRLGDSAVREIERLVAGQPLMHVVRQEALAFTA
- a CDS encoding carbohydrate ABC transporter permease; its protein translation is MSTPTITRSSVNGAAPAAPVKVRTKRSAPAWSSKAAVNLMLVLFCLYTLLPLTWLVVASTKSTADLYGTPGFAFGDMNFIPNLVTLFTWENGTYLRWLLNTVAYAGVGSVFSVFVSFLAGYAFDKFDFPGKERWFAFILVGVLIPAAVTTMPLYLLAANIGLVNTFWGVFLPSIASPFGVYLARVFSNGYVPAELIEAARLDGAGEMRIFTTIVAPLMKPGIVTLLLMSFSAAWNNIFLPLVMLTDNQLFPIALGLYSWNGRSDVEPEFAQLTIIGSLIAIIPVIVMFMSLQRFWKAGLGSGAIK
- a CDS encoding sugar ABC transporter permease is translated as MLFLGFTIAPIIYSAYLSLFAEKSSGLGFGGVKKTFIGLENYIRAFQDSVFLTGFLNVATYCLIYIPIMIALALAIALLLDSAVARAKSFFRLAFYLPTIVPGLIAAIIWTYLYTPGVSPVVDLFEMTGATWNMGGQLAALFSLSNIAIWLHTGYNVILFFAALQAVPREVLEAAKVDGAGPFRTAIAIKARMISGAVGLAVLFTVVGAMQLFAEPLLLQGKATSINSTWTPNMFIYQTAFEKHDFGYAAATAIIFASLIGLLSWVVTKIGNKAQA
- a CDS encoding ABC transporter substrate-binding protein, coding for MRNIRRSSFLSAAAGALAIAVLSGCGGTAPAAAPDGPVEITFSSWLKGSADVVEAYNAAQDEVHVTFQEVPTSADNYPQLSNQVKAKTAPDVITVEYPRVAEMATQGVLKDITKEAGGLVSKEFSPSIQSLVNFGGATWGVPLDAGVLQMYYRADLFEKYGIEVPTTWDEYSAAAAKVAAADPKVRLASSPAADPALLAGFAWQHGAQWSSLDGDAWTVSIDDEATVEAMNVQQELLGAKLLWTEDAPVLQQKQTDGQLLSVISGAWYGGALMSSFGDQAGKWRVAPLPSNSDKPASAMYGGSTFGISSTSDKAEAGVKFIQWMTTTEAGMEARLSGKSSVFPVNETARAAAFKAFDPSFFGGQDIYEVAGEGLESIPEGWVWGPATVTTFTSLVDSATKVKEGTATIADGLPAAQTATVEDLKNRGIAVK
- a CDS encoding substrate-binding domain-containing protein, which gives rise to MSRSVAERRAAILESLNQSGPRKVRELADELGVSAVTLRRDIEDLANQGTLVRKHGMAHPLSAEAPAPRKQPTVGLVVPHSDYYYDGIISGAKRACAEAGARLILGVSAYDQLTEMQQGRRLVANGVDGIVIAPTPNPETGLLSEKQESWLGSLTVPTVLMERPPSNAGPAAKLDSVTSAHAAGAAAAVRHLAELGHERIACLLIQGPNSAPIQAGYEEAVAILGLTSLGVVSEGRQGSVDAAPALHQLIKDGATALFIHNDQLATRALTWLQDAGTQVPRDVSIVGYDDVIAAYASVPLTSISPFRAHVGHRAVRLLLDRIQQAATPGESPFEAAEHIYLVPQLVERESTRPRK
- a CDS encoding (Fe-S)-binding protein encodes the protein MKIALFATCIVDAMYPRTAQATVAILERLGHEVVFPEGQACCGQMHVNSGYFKEARTVVANHVEAFDTDDYDVAVAPSGSCVASVKHQHELVARRCGDTALEARAAVVGAKTYELSQLLTDVLGITNAAEQLGSYFPHKVTYHPSCHGMRLLRLEDRQLNLLASVGGIEMVELPEADQCCGFGGTFSMKNADVSSAMNADKAANICGTGAELCSGGDASCLLHIGGGLSRQGSDVGTLHFAEILASTLENPVSVTGEVKVKLAGSKR